In Alnus glutinosa chromosome 7, dhAlnGlut1.1, whole genome shotgun sequence, the sequence GATCCGGGTCTCGTTTTTCTTCCCTTGGAAGAGGGGAGCCAACGTTGTCGTACCGAGTAGTAACCCGTCCGGGCCGTTCCCGTAGACGAGCGAGGCCTGGACGCTCTCGTAGTAGATGCGGAGCTTGGTGTTGGGGTTGCGGACCAAGAGGGTTAGGTTCCACGTGGCGGTTAACTCAGAGCCAGTCAGGTTGAGTGGGGACACGGAGGCCGAGTCGACCCGGAACTCGGGAAGCTGGGGCTTGAGGACTAGCCATGTGATGAAGAAAACCACGCCCAGGATCGCGAACAACGCGGCCGCGGCCATAATCAGACGGCAAAAGAACGAGGACCCACTGCGGCTACCGGTGGGGCCCACGCGGCGTTGGTAGAGTCGTGTGTAGGAGGGAGGTTGGACCGCATAGGGGTAGGCGGTCGGGGCGGCTGGGTAGCCGGCTGCGACTTGGCTCGACTGAGCCGGGTATCCGATGACCGTTTTGTCATGGGATCCGCTTGTTGTTGGCGTTGAAGACATCGTCGTCATGGCATCAcgtagaagaaagaaaaatctgGAAGGGAGAGGGATTGAATTGGAGGGTTTCCGGGATGACTCTTGTTTTGAGGGAGAGACTAGAGGTCACTACTCACTAGGGTGAATCAGTGACGTGGGCTAGCTCGAAGAAATTACTTGATAAGGACGGATGTAGGGAATCTTTAGTTGGCTACAAACACCTGGCAGGTGATAAAAGACGGATGAAAATCGTGGTTGGATCCGCCCTGAATtacccaattttttatttttatttttatttttatagatcaATTTCCCAATTTTTAGCATCCtctataatatattttctaatcTAAATTTCTATCATTATTACACgtcattttcttatatatttcttttgaa encodes:
- the LOC133874083 gene encoding NDR1/HIN1-like protein 10 encodes the protein MTTMSSTPTTSGSHDKTVIGYPAQSSQVAAGYPAAPTAYPYAVQPPSYTRLYQRRVGPTGSRSGSSFFCRLIMAAAALFAILGVVFFITWLVLKPQLPEFRVDSASVSPLNLTGSELTATWNLTLLVRNPNTKLRIYYESVQASLVYGNGPDGLLLGTTTLAPLFQGKKNETRIRVGLSVVGEYVGEDVVTKISGERARGSVGFGVRVFAWVRFRTGSWWRSRQCLLRVYCDQVQIGFGTNNGSGSLTGQPGACEVDL